The Thermosynechococcus sp. CL-1 genomic interval CCGGTTTACCAAGGCTAGGGGCTTCCTCTTGGAGACCACCGGAATCCGTCAGCAGGAGTGTTGATCCCTTAATCGCTGCCACAAGAGCAGGATAGTCCAGTGGCTCCGTCAGAAAAACGCGAGGATGATGCCCCAAATAGGCTTTGAGGGGTTCACGCACGGTGGGATTGCGGTGCAAGGGCAAGAGCAAAGCGGTATCGGGAATCGTGTTTAAGATTTTCAGGAAACCATTGGCAATGTCTTCTAGGGGGGCACCCCAGTTTTCCCGTCGGTGAACGGTGGCGAGGATCACGCGATACTGTTGCCAGTCAAGGCCGGGGACATGGCACACTGGCTGGCGATCGGCCACTTGCAGCAGCGCATCAATCACGGTATTGCCCGTCAAGTGAATACTACCCGTGACCCCGGCCGCCTGAAGATTCTTGACGGCTTGTTCCGTAGGGGCAAAATGCAACTGCGCTAATTGGGAAATAAGGCGGCGGTTGGCTTCTTCTGGATAGGGGTTGTAGAGATCGTCGGTGCGCAAGCCCGCTTCCACATGGCCGACAGGAATCTGCTGATAAAAGGCGGCAAGGGTAGCGGCAAAGGCGGTTGTTGTATCCCCCTGAACCAAAACAAGACGGGGCAGGAGTTCTTGATAGAGTTGCTCAAGGCCTTGGAGAGCACGACAGGTGATTTCGGTCAGGGTTTGCTTGGGCTGCATAATGGCCAAGTCCCGATCTGCCCGCAGGTCAAACAGTGCCATCACTTGATCCACCATTTCGCGGTGCTGTCCCGTGAGGACAACGTAGGGTTCAAACAGGGGCGATCGCTGGAAGGCTTGAATGACCGGTGCCAATTTGATTGCCTCCGGGCGCGTACCCAACGTAATGCAGATCGGGATCGAGGAAGCAATCATAGCCGTCTAAATACCAAAAATAATAACTTTAGTGTACCGAGAAGCGAGCGTCAAAAAAGTGTCTAGTTGCCACTGCCCATGATTCCGTCGTTCGCCAGTCTTTTTCTAAAGCATGGAGTCTTAAGGAATGCCTGCGCGTCGCCCCTCCGTTACTTCTCCCATAGGGAGTCTTACAGTGGTAGGGGTGTGCCATCTTGGTGGGAAGGACTGTATGTTAATAATAGAAGGGAATGCACCGCCATTGCGCTCGCTGAGGTGGCCATGATTGAAATGACCGTTGCTGGGATTGCCCTCGATGCCACTAACCGTCGCACTCCAATTGTCTTACTCAAAGACGGTGCTGGACGGCGAGCACTGCCCATCTGGATTGGTGATAATGAGGCGCGGGCAATTTTAATGGCCTTGGAAAATCAACGAGCACCGCGACCGATGACCCATGATCTGATGGTCAACATTCTCAACGAATGGAATATGACCCTAGAACGGGTGGTCATCCATTCCTTGGAAGACAACACCTACTATGCAGTGCTCACCCTGCGCCAAGGAGACATTCGTAAAGAGATTGATGCTCGTCCGAGCGATGCCATTGCCCTTGCCCTGCGCTGTGATTGCCCGATTTGGGTGATGGAAGCGGTTGTTGCCGATGCCTCGATTCCCGTCGATCGCGATGCTGACGAGGAAGAACGCCAAGCCTTTCGCCGCTTTTTAGATTCGATTCGCCCTGAAGATTTTATTCAGCAGGGCCGGGGAATGGAAGAGGATTCCTCCGCAGGCTAGAATGCGCTACCGCCGCTTTGGTCGCACGGGGCTGAACCTCTCGGTTTTTTCCCTTGGAACGATGCGCGCCTTGGGCAGTCCAGAGGTGATGCAGGCGGTCATTGAGGGGGCGATCGCCCACGGCATTAACCACATTGAAACCGCCGCCGCCTACGGTGCCAGTGAGGCCTATATTGGTCGTGCCCTCAAGGCACTGGGTCAGCCCACCGTTTTTATCACCACTAAACTCTTGCCCCAAGGGGATGCGGATCACGTCCAGCGGCAAATTGCTCAATCCCTTGAGCGTCTTCAAGTCTCACGGTTAGATGGTGTCGC includes:
- the wecB gene encoding non-hydrolyzing UDP-N-acetylglucosamine 2-epimerase, which codes for MIASSIPICITLGTRPEAIKLAPVIQAFQRSPLFEPYVVLTGQHREMVDQVMALFDLRADRDLAIMQPKQTLTEITCRALQGLEQLYQELLPRLVLVQGDTTTAFAATLAAFYQQIPVGHVEAGLRTDDLYNPYPEEANRRLISQLAQLHFAPTEQAVKNLQAAGVTGSIHLTGNTVIDALLQVADRQPVCHVPGLDWQQYRVILATVHRRENWGAPLEDIANGFLKILNTIPDTALLLPLHRNPTVREPLKAYLGHHPRVFLTEPLDYPALVAAIKGSTLLLTDSGGLQEEAPSLGKPVLVLRETTERPEAVTAGTAKLVGTFADTIAAAAIELLTDPVAYNRMATAINPFGDGHASDRILEIVTQFFAQQTQ
- a CDS encoding bifunctional nuclease family protein, whose translation is MIEMTVAGIALDATNRRTPIVLLKDGAGRRALPIWIGDNEARAILMALENQRAPRPMTHDLMVNILNEWNMTLERVVIHSLEDNTYYAVLTLRQGDIRKEIDARPSDAIALALRCDCPIWVMEAVVADASIPVDRDADEEERQAFRRFLDSIRPEDFIQQGRGMEEDSSAG